From Salvia splendens isolate huo1 chromosome 3, SspV2, whole genome shotgun sequence, a single genomic window includes:
- the LOC121796685 gene encoding B3 domain-containing protein REM20-like codes for MANNDERDYLRLPSFFKRFSEETSMDELRLPPEFVAAHGQELPFDCRLVMARGRQWPVRLLRIASGCHFHVGWAQFRIHNRIVHEDLLTFTLVDVGVFQVKRYKGGSGCPPQSDVEPVDDEFSDNSYTEDVDTSDDYEPSETEVDTSDDDDYASDAGVLEDDGCPTFTVTLSRANISRTLEIPFAVWQRHIRMAALFDPVYFNVDGETWLVKLAHSASKIWVKRGWRRFKEANRLAVGHRCHFKLIDRNEIIFYVWFDRT; via the exons ATGGCCAACAACGATGAAAGGGATTACCTTAGGCTTCCCTCATTCTTCAAAAGGTTCTCGGAGGAGACAAGCATGGATGAGTTG CGACTTCCACCAGAGTTTGTTGCGGCCCATGGACAGGAGCTCCCTTTTGACTGCCGCCTTGTGATGGCTAGGGGCAGGCAATGGCCTGTACGCCTCCTTCGGATCGCTAGTGGCTGCCACTTCCATGTTGGGTGGGCGCAATTCCGTATCCACAACAGGATTGTCCATGAGGACTTGCTCACATTCACGTTGGTGGACGTGGGGGTTTTCCAAGTCAAAAGATACAAGGGGGGTAGTGGATGCCCCCCTCAAAGTGATGTAGAAC CTGTAGATGACGAATTTTCGGACAACAGTTACACTGAGGATGTGGATACCTCGGACGACTACGAGCCGTCGGAGACTGAGGTTGATACGTCGGATGATGACGACTATGCGTCTGACGCAGGAGTGTTAGAAGACGACGGCTGCCCAACTTTCACCGTGACTCTGTCGCGTGCCAACATAAGCCGCACACTGGAGATCCCCTTTGCGGTTTGGCAACGCCATATTCGTATGGCAGCCCTTTTTGACCCCGTGTACTTCAATGTGGATGGAGAAACATGGTTGGTCAAGCTTGCTCATAGCGCTTCGAAAATTTGGGTGAAGCGAGGATGGCGTCGTTTCAAGGAGGCCAACCGCCTGGCCGTCGGTCATCGTTGTCATTTCAAGCTCATTGACCGTAATGAAATCATCTTTTACGTGTGGTTCGATCGTACTTAA
- the LOC121796686 gene encoding putative nuclease HARBI1 — MANEDDIPKGERRRHELTTVLILLEEILLNHQINMVLISFIITLIGPETRKRKRLDRVGISPVLDTIPAHVKHLDRLVRVTDRACVDNLRMDRNTFGRLCRILRDRVGLIDQKFVTVEEQVAMFLCVLSHHTKARIVGFRFMRSSQTVSKYIHTVLRGLLTLHNLFLVKPTPIDEACSDRRWNWFQGCLGALDGTYINVRVPVADAPRYRNRKGQITTNTLAVCDPHLRFTYILPGWEGSAGDSRILRDAVSSPIGLKVPKGCYYLCDNAYANAEGFMTPYKGVRYHLKEWGPGRQAPQNPEELFNLRHTKARNVIERSFAVLKMRWGILRSASFYPIEVQTGLIIACFLLHNYIRGEMVVDPIEAELSNEANDEEEIEADTANSEHISSVEPSTAWTKKRDDLARAMWAERTAM, encoded by the exons ATGGCTAATGAGGACGACATACCTAAG GGTGAACGTAGGCGTCATGAATTGACAACCGTGTTGATTTTATTGGAGGAAATACTTCTGAATCATCAAATCAATATGGTGCTCATATCTTTTATAATCACCCTCATTGGCCCAGAAACTCGCAAGCGCAAACGATTAGATAGGGTTGGAATTTCTCCTGTGCTCGACACAATACCTGCTCATGTTAAGCATTTAGATAGACTTGTTCGTGTCACTGATCGGGCATGTGTGGATAACTTACGGATGGATAGGAACACATTTGGGCGTCTTTGTCGTATTCTGCGTGATCGTGTAGGCTTGATAGACCAGAAATTCGTCACTGTAGAAGAACAAGTTGCTATGTTTCTGTGTGTTCTTTCCCACCACACAAAAGCTCGGATAGTTGGATTCAGATTCATGCGGTCATCACAAACCGTGTCAAAGTACATACACACTGTGCTACGTGGGCTGCTGACGCTACACAATCTTTTTTTAGTGAAGCCCACTCCTATAGATGAGGCTTGCTCTGACCGGCGTTGGAATTGGTTTCAG GGATGTCTTGGCGCATTAGATGGAACCTATATCAACGTCCGAGTTCCGGTTGCTGACGCACCTCGTTACAGAAATAGGAAAGGGCAAATCACGACAAACACACTTGCCGTATGTGACCCACACCTACGCTTCACTTACATTCTGCCAGGATGGGAGGGATCCGCTGGTGATTCAAGGATTTTGCGGGATGCAGTTAGTAGTCCTATCGGTCTAAAAGTGCCTAAAG GTTGTTACTACCTCTGCGATAACGCTTATGCCAATGCCGAGGGGTTTATGACGCCCTATAAAGGAGTGCGTTATCATTTGAAGGAATGGGGCCCTGGTAGGCAAGCACCTCAAAACCCGGAAGAGCTGTTCAACTTGAGACACACAAAGGCCCGAAATGTCATCGAACGATCGTTTGCGGTGCTGAAAATGCGATGGGGCATACTCCGCTCTGCAAGTTTCTACCCGATAGAGGTTCAAACGGGTTTGATCATAGCATGCTTCTTACTACACAACTACATCAGAGGTGAAATGGTTGTTGATCCAATTGAGGCAGAGTTGAGCAATGAAGCAAATGATGAGGAAGAAATTGAGGCTGATACGGCTAATAGTGAACATATCAGTAGCGTTGAGCCTTCAACAGCGTGGACCAAGAAACGAGATGATCTTGCAAGAGCTATGTGGGCGGAGAGAACTGCAATGTAA